CTAGTGTTCCCTTGTTTCTCATCCCACGAAGTCCCACGTTGCTGGTTTCATCTTCAATTCGCAAAGTCGCATGCTGTTGGTTTCTTCTTCTATATCTCACGAAATCCTGCGTagagtttttttttctttatgcCTTAAAGCTTCAGTTTCGTGTTGACAactttttcttttccattcCTGCAAAGTTCTGGttggaataattttttttctccATTCCCCGGAGTCCCACGTTGGCAGTTCAATTTTTCTGCATTCCGCAAAGTCCCACGTTGGCAGTTTATTTTTCTGCATTCCGCAAAGTCCCACGTTGGCAGTTTATTTTTCTGCATTCCGCAAAGTCCCACGTTGGCAGTTTATTTTTCTGCATTCCGCAAAGTCCCACGTTGGCAGTTTATTTTTCTGCATTCCGCGAAGTCCCGACGTTGGCAGGTTTTCCTTCTTCATTCTACAATATCCCGTGACGATAGCTTCTTCTTCTCCGCCCCACGATGATCCTCTTCTTCTCCATCCCACGAAGTCCCGCGACGAAAGACTGTGTGTTTGACAATGCTCTTCCTTTCCACTCCACGAagtcctcctcctcttcttctccagTCCACGAAGTCAtccctcctcttcttctccagTCCACGAAGTCGTCGtccctcctcttcttctccagTCCACGAAGTCGTCCTCTTCTTCTCCAGTCCACGAAGTCGTCCTCTTCTTCTCCAGTCCACGAAGTCGTCCTCTTCTTCTCCAGTCCACGAtgtcctcttcttcctctccaGTCCACGAagtcctcctcctcttcctctctagTCCATGAAgtcgtcgtcctcttcttctCCAGTCCCCGAAGTCATCGTCCTCTTCTTCTCCAGTCCCCGAAGtcgtcctcctcttcttctccagTCCCCGAAGtcgtcctcctcttcttctccagTCCATGAAGTCGTCTTCTTCCCCGATCTACGAAGTCCTCCTCTTCTCCGGTCCACGAAGTCCTCTTCTTCCCCGATCCACGAAGTCCTCTTCTTCCCCGATCCACGAAGTCCTCTTCTTCTCCGGTCCATGAAGTCGTCTTCTTCCCCGATTCACGAAGTCCTCTTCTTCTCCGGTCCATGAAGTCGTCTTCTTCTCCATCCCTCGAAGTCCTCTTCTTCTCCAGTCCATGAAGTCCTCTTCTTCTCCATCCCTCGAAGTCCCGCGTCGATTGTTTCTTCTTCTCCATACAACGAAGTCCCACGTTGACAATTTTTTCATGCAATAGTTTTTTTTCATCCCAAGATATCATGTACCAATGGTTTCTCTTATACTCAAGAAGTACAAAGTACTATTACAAAGCTTTTTTTTATGCTGCCGAAAGTTTCACgcatattttatagtatatccAATAAAGTTTGAGATTGATATTTCCCCGTCATCACATTTCTCGTGTCGGTCAATAGGCCATTCGATTTGAACTCCAAATGTGCATTAAAAGAATTGGCAATTTCTCCTTTTAACAATACTGATTTTACAAGTATTCTCATAACTGTTGCGCATCTTCATGTTGATTTTTTGTAGTGACCTTATACAATTTGGATATACGATcctattcaatattattagtaaggtaaataattttacttgcaTCCCAGTTTGTCTAAATTCTTAAATTTGTGTCGATCTAATTTTTGCTATTACgagaaaatttaagaaaaactaGAAGCATCGTAAAATTTTCATGCCAGAAAGTAATCATTAACCCCAACATGTAATCGCAGCATTTACCAATTAAATCTGAAAACAAATACGTCCCCGATTAATCTTGTTTCCGGACTTAACGTACTTCAAACATACTTGTGTTGTACAACtccttacttttatataaaaaagaaatagacGTTTCTGCTGGAACTCTGCATCGACGACTTCTCGCGTCCCATCAAACCGCAGAAAAGCATCCATCAGAGCCTGTTGAAAACTCGAAAAGAAAACGCATGGCGTCTCGAACCGGCTTTCGGGTTTATATGCAACAGCAATTCGCAATCCAGCAACGAACACGAATGAATTATTCAGCCTCCCAAGAGTCcgttctctcctctcctctccttttGTACTGATATTGTACGGAACAAtgtaccgccgccgccgccgcgtcacTCATCCTTGCCATCTCAGACCATAGCAGAAAGTCGAGTGCATATTCATTACAATCCCATTCCAAACTTTTCCAAGATGATGGTATATATATCCAACTATCGATAGAATCACAGAGCGACAAGCCAATAGACTAACTCCATACGCAGATCGCTGAAGGGTGGAAGAACCCGCTTATTTTAGACTTCAGAAGTGTATTACTCGATCCTGCTACAGCAAATCTCTCGCCCTCTTCATCGGCCCGATCTCGATACTCGGAAAACGGGTTCTAAAACACTTGGTTAGCTGTTTCGAAACGGATAGACGGAAGTAAAAAAATTCACGCCTACAAATACCCATGATAGAGTTCCAAATGAATTCA
Above is a genomic segment from Nomia melanderi isolate GNS246 chromosome 8, iyNomMela1, whole genome shotgun sequence containing:
- the LOC116423918 gene encoding uncharacterized protein LOC116423918, translating into MISWDEKKLLHEKIVNVGLRCMEKKKQSTRDFEGWRRRGLHGLEKKRTSRDGEEDDFMDRRRRGLRESGKKTTSWTGEEEDFVDRGRRGLRGSGKKRTSWTGEEEDFVDRGRRRLHGLEKKRRTTSGTGEEEEDDFGDWRRRGR